From a region of the Syngnathus scovelli strain Florida chromosome 19, RoL_Ssco_1.2, whole genome shotgun sequence genome:
- the LOC125987497 gene encoding uncharacterized protein isoform X5: MRRLQVSKLRLERSPVLPCALHWWCQRTSSLQQGATGGAGDQEMRCHDQLPVQHFDSPVSSKSSIRRSTCRAKKFSKTRPKARQSRRVLATFQPAVPRLRFKCTNNQSFQQKAEVIKHLKLKPNWQAEDEPSAVWCTIEYLLTAEARAKADANYTLVFLLRPHLQGNLRSETQLHLGGSKELVMWLAILGAMNSCFALVQALTVRPTGRPLHHSSNWPVTSPLVQLADDFATRPTGRPLRPSSNWPTTSPLVNEQTAIQLEILVIECLLCKIKFDYKEYFNSHFILKHITKIKL; this comes from the exons TCCCTGCAGCAAGGAGCGACTG GTGGTGCAGGTGATCAGGAAATGAGGTGTCATGATCAACTTCCTGTCCAACATTTTGACAG TCCAGTTTCCAGTAAGAGTTCCATCCGACGCTCCACCTGCCGGGCCAAGAAATTCTCCAAAACCAGGCCGAAG GCGCGGCAGTCCAGGCGAGTACTTGCAACATTTCAGCCTGCTGTTCCTCGTCTGAGATTCAAGTGCACAAACAACCAAAGTTTTCAACAGAAG GCAGAGGTGATAAAGCACCTGAAGCTCAAGCCAAACTGGCAGGCTGAAGATGagccctctgctg TGTGGTGCACCATCGAGTACCTGCTAACAGCTGAAGCCAGAGCAAAGGCGGATGCCAACTACACTTTGGTTTTCTTGTTGCGTCCTCATCTCCAAGGCAACCTGAGAAGTGAGACACAGTTGCATTTAGGTG GCAGCAAGGAACTGGTCATGTGGCTTGCAATACTTGGTGccatgaactcttgttttgcacTG GTTCAGGCACTCACAGTTCGTCCAactggccgaccacttcaccactcgtccAACTGGCCGGTCACTTCGCCCCTCGTCCAACTGGCCGACGACTTCGCCACTCGTCCAACTGGCCGGCCACTTCGCCCCTCGTCCAactggccgaccacttcaccacttgTCAACGAGCAGACTGCCATCCAACTTGAAATTCttgtgattgaatgtttactctgcaaaaTAAAGTTTGATTACAAAGAATACTTTAATTCTCACTTCATTCTCAaacacatcacaaaaatcaaactttaa